One genomic segment of Suncus etruscus isolate mSunEtr1 chromosome 15, mSunEtr1.pri.cur, whole genome shotgun sequence includes these proteins:
- the CHCHD1 gene encoding coiled-coil-helix-coiled-coil-helix domain-containing protein 1 has protein sequence MAAPSLRGRLARLGTSRKPVLKPNKPLILADRVGERRRERGEATCITEMSVMMACWKQNEFRDDACRNEIQNFFDCASKAEAARKMRSTQDTSESGNLPPKKMNVLLQRFPNKPHVC, from the exons ATGGCGGCGCCCAGTCTGCGGGGTCGTCTGGCGCGGCTCGGAACCTCGCGCAAGCCGGTGCTGAAGCCCAACAAGCCTCTGATTCTAGCTGACCGCGTCGGAGAACGGCGCCGGGAGCGGGGAG AGGCGACCTGCATCACGGAGATGTCGGTGATGATGGCTTGCTGGAAGCAGAATGAATTCCGCGACGACGCGTGCAGAAACGAGATCCAGAACTTCTTCGATTGTGCATCGAAGGCCGAG gctgCCCGAAAGATGAGATCAACCCAGGATACTTCAGAGTCTGGGAATTTACCCCCAAAGAAAATGAATGTGTTGTTACAGAGGTTTCCTAACAAGCCTCATGTTTgctga